From Candidatus Manganitrophus morganii, the proteins below share one genomic window:
- a CDS encoding adenine phosphoribosyltransferase encodes MDLKSKIREVPNFPKEGILFYDITTLLKEPVAYQEVLRRLAAPFIGKRIDKVVAIESRGFIFGAPLAERLGAGLIPVRKPGKLPSDKIEEKYKLEYGSDGLAIHRDAISPGERVLIVDDLLATGGTILTTVNLVRQLEGDIEGVAFVIELLGLKGRDKLKGIPITALISYE; translated from the coding sequence TTGGATTTAAAATCAAAAATTCGTGAGGTTCCGAACTTTCCGAAAGAGGGGATTCTTTTCTACGATATCACGACCCTCTTGAAGGAGCCGGTCGCTTATCAAGAGGTGCTCCGCCGGTTGGCGGCCCCCTTCATCGGCAAAAGGATCGATAAAGTCGTGGCGATCGAGTCGCGCGGGTTTATCTTCGGCGCGCCGCTCGCCGAGCGGCTGGGGGCCGGCCTGATCCCTGTCCGAAAACCTGGAAAACTTCCCTCCGATAAAATAGAAGAGAAATATAAACTTGAGTACGGTTCGGACGGTCTGGCGATCCACCGGGACGCCATCTCTCCGGGAGAGCGGGTCCTCATCGTCGACGATCTGTTGGCGACCGGCGGGACGATCCTTACCACGGTGAATTTGGTTCGCCAACTCGAGGGAGATATTGAGGGGGTGGCCTTTGTCATCGAGCTGTTAGGATTAAAAGGTCGGGACAAGTTGAAGGGAATTCCGATCACTGCGCTTATCTCCTACGAATAA